From one Tsukamurella tyrosinosolvens genomic stretch:
- the ligD gene encoding non-homologous end-joining DNA ligase, giving the protein MASSANGEPVELTVGDRVVRVSSPERVYFPQIGATKLDVVRYYESVGPGIVRALRDRPTMLHRYPKGVDGAKVHQKRIPAGAPDWLETVEIYFPRFGRTADEVVVTELGSVIWAAQMSTVEFHPWNCRAGDLEHPDEWRIDLDPMPDCSWSRVQRVAGVVREVLDELGIRGFPKTSGGSGLHVYVRIEPRWTFSEVRRCALAFAREVERRAPSDVTTVWWRKDRDPSAVFLDYNQNARDHTIACAYSLRGTPIATASAPITWDEVPDVHPDDFTIRTLPARFADLGDLHAQIDDEAFSLDTLVEWADRDDLPLAD; this is encoded by the coding sequence GTGGCCTCCTCCGCGAACGGCGAACCGGTCGAGCTGACCGTCGGCGACCGGGTCGTGCGCGTCTCCAGCCCGGAGCGCGTCTACTTCCCGCAGATCGGCGCGACGAAGCTCGACGTCGTGCGGTACTACGAGTCCGTGGGGCCCGGCATCGTCCGGGCACTGCGCGACCGCCCGACGATGCTGCACCGCTACCCGAAGGGCGTCGACGGGGCGAAGGTGCACCAGAAGCGGATCCCCGCCGGCGCGCCCGACTGGCTCGAGACGGTGGAGATCTACTTCCCGCGGTTCGGCCGCACCGCCGACGAGGTGGTCGTGACCGAGCTCGGCTCGGTGATCTGGGCGGCGCAGATGTCGACGGTCGAGTTCCACCCGTGGAACTGCCGGGCCGGCGACCTGGAGCACCCCGACGAGTGGCGCATCGACCTCGACCCGATGCCCGACTGCTCGTGGTCCCGCGTGCAACGGGTGGCGGGCGTCGTGCGCGAGGTCCTGGACGAGCTCGGCATCCGCGGGTTCCCCAAGACCTCGGGTGGTTCCGGCCTGCACGTGTACGTGCGGATCGAGCCCCGGTGGACGTTCTCGGAGGTCCGACGGTGCGCCCTCGCCTTCGCTCGGGAGGTCGAGCGCCGGGCACCGTCGGACGTGACGACGGTGTGGTGGCGGAAGGACCGCGACCCCTCGGCGGTGTTCCTCGACTACAACCAGAACGCCCGCGATCACACCATCGCGTGCGCGTACTCGCTGCGCGGCACCCCGATCGCCACCGCATCGGCCCCGATCACGTGGGACGAGGTGCCGGACGTGCACCCGGACGACTTCACGATCCGCACCCTCCCGGCGCGCTTCGCCGACCTCGGCGACCTGCACGCGCAGATCGACGACGAGGCCTTCTCCCTCGACACCCTCGTCGAGTGGGCCGACCGCGACGACCTCCCCCTCGCCGATTGA
- a CDS encoding DUF1272 domain-containing protein encodes MLEIRPNCECCGRDLAPDARDVLICTFECTWCADCNADKLHGTCPNCGGELVRRPIRPAALLEAHPASTVRVVSDSCRA; translated from the coding sequence ATGCTGGAGATCAGGCCGAACTGCGAGTGCTGCGGACGCGACCTCGCGCCGGACGCGCGCGACGTGCTCATCTGCACCTTCGAATGCACGTGGTGCGCGGACTGCAACGCCGACAAGCTGCACGGCACGTGCCCCAACTGCGGCGGCGAGCTCGTCCGCCGCCCCATCCGCCCCGCGGCGCTGCTCGAAGCCCATCCCGCCTCGACGGTCCGCGTCGTCAGCGACTCCTGCAGGGCGTGA
- the nrdF gene encoding class 1b ribonucleoside-diphosphate reductase subunit beta, whose product MSETAAHSPADGAPLKLVSRVSAINWNRVPDEKDAEVWDRLTGNFWLPEKVPVSNDIPSWGTLTDHEKQLTMRVFTGLTLLDTIQGTVGAVSLIPDAITPHEEAVYTNIAFMESVHAKSYSSIFSTLCSTREIDDAFRWSEENEHLQRKASIVMDYYRGDDPLKRKVASTLLESFLFYSGFYLPMYWSSRAKLTNTADMIRLIIRDEAVHGYYIGYKFQRGLETQTPERREEIKDYTFDLLMELYSNEEDYTESLYDEVGLTEDVKKFLRYNANKALMNLGYEALFPKDATDVNPAILSALSPNADENHDFFSGSGSSYVIGKAVNTEDEDWDF is encoded by the coding sequence ATGTCTGAAACCGCCGCTCACAGCCCCGCCGACGGAGCTCCGCTCAAGCTGGTCAGCCGGGTGTCGGCGATCAACTGGAACCGGGTGCCGGACGAGAAGGACGCCGAGGTCTGGGACCGGCTGACGGGTAACTTCTGGCTGCCCGAGAAGGTGCCGGTCAGCAACGACATCCCGTCGTGGGGCACGCTCACCGACCACGAGAAGCAGCTCACCATGCGGGTCTTCACGGGTCTCACGCTGCTCGACACGATCCAGGGCACCGTCGGCGCGGTCTCGCTGATCCCGGACGCGATCACTCCGCACGAGGAGGCGGTGTACACCAACATCGCGTTCATGGAGTCGGTGCACGCGAAGAGCTACAGCTCCATCTTCTCCACGCTGTGCAGCACCCGCGAGATCGACGACGCCTTCCGCTGGTCGGAGGAGAACGAGCACCTGCAGCGCAAGGCGTCCATCGTCATGGACTACTACCGCGGCGACGACCCCCTCAAGCGCAAGGTCGCCTCGACGCTGCTCGAGTCGTTCCTGTTCTACAGCGGCTTCTACCTGCCGATGTACTGGTCGTCGCGCGCCAAGCTCACCAACACGGCCGACATGATCCGCCTGATCATCCGCGACGAGGCCGTGCACGGCTACTACATCGGCTACAAGTTCCAGCGCGGCCTGGAGACGCAGACGCCGGAGCGTCGCGAGGAGATCAAGGACTACACGTTCGACCTGCTCATGGAGCTGTACTCGAACGAGGAGGACTACACCGAGTCGCTGTACGACGAGGTCGGTCTCACCGAGGACGTCAAGAAGTTCCTGCGGTACAACGCCAACAAGGCGCTGATGAACCTGGGCTACGAGGCCCTGTTCCCCAAGGACGCCACCGACGTGAACCCCGCGATCCTCTCCGCCCTGTCGCCCAACGCCGACGAGAACCACGACTTCTTCTCCGGTTCCGGTTCGTCGTACGTGATCGGCAAGGCCGTCAACACCGAAGACGAGGACTGGGACTTCTGA
- a CDS encoding SRPBCC family protein, which yields MRITTTVTVAAPRTAVFAAFADIENAPARMSGIESVDFVSDVRTGLGTRWRETRRMYGRAATEEMEITAFDAPSGYTVEADGPGVRYRTEFRFEDDGAGTRVTMTFGGEPTTTVSRILAVLTKPLAGSVRKAVEADLADMKRYLERPGS from the coding sequence ATGCGGATCACCACCACGGTCACCGTCGCCGCGCCGCGCACCGCGGTGTTCGCGGCGTTCGCCGACATCGAGAACGCCCCGGCACGCATGTCCGGCATCGAGAGCGTCGACTTCGTCTCCGACGTCCGCACGGGCCTCGGCACCCGCTGGCGCGAGACGCGCCGCATGTACGGCCGCGCCGCCACCGAGGAGATGGAGATCACCGCGTTCGACGCCCCGTCGGGCTACACCGTCGAGGCCGACGGTCCCGGGGTCCGGTATCGCACCGAGTTCCGCTTCGAGGACGACGGTGCCGGAACCCGCGTCACGATGACCTTCGGCGGCGAACCGACCACGACGGTCAGCCGCATCCTCGCCGTCCTCACCAAGCCCCTCGCGGGCTCGGTGCGCAAGGCGGTGGAGGCCGACCTCGCCGATATGAAGCGGTACCTGGAGCGCCCCGGCTCCTAG
- a CDS encoding maleylpyruvate isomerase family mycothiol-dependent enzyme, which produces MTAQLWLDSIAADGARIAAIDPAHLALPVPSCPGWTVREGVVHTAGAHRWATAFLQAGPDSKERFIPDVSDAPDGDAVLGWYAGVNAALVDELRRHEPDEPARAFIGRTVAAFWMRRMTQEVSIHRWDLQNSLPDGAEPLSAWTAADGITELTQMQIPLIVGKKGLPEALVGKVIAIEATDTGDRWTLRLRADGIDVLDEPVPAEVTLRGTASDLDLVLWRRAEPGTVDLEGERAVLDGLLDVVII; this is translated from the coding sequence ATGACAGCTCAGCTCTGGCTCGACTCCATCGCCGCCGACGGTGCCCGCATCGCCGCCATCGACCCCGCACACCTCGCGCTCCCCGTCCCCAGCTGCCCCGGGTGGACGGTGCGCGAGGGCGTCGTCCACACGGCCGGCGCTCACCGCTGGGCCACGGCCTTCCTGCAGGCGGGACCGGATTCGAAGGAGCGCTTCATCCCCGACGTCTCCGACGCGCCGGACGGCGACGCCGTCCTCGGGTGGTACGCGGGCGTCAACGCCGCCCTGGTCGACGAGCTGCGCCGGCACGAGCCCGACGAGCCCGCGCGCGCCTTCATCGGTCGGACCGTCGCCGCGTTCTGGATGCGGCGGATGACGCAGGAGGTCTCCATCCACCGGTGGGATCTGCAGAACTCCCTGCCCGACGGTGCGGAGCCCCTCTCGGCGTGGACCGCCGCCGACGGCATCACCGAACTGACGCAGATGCAGATCCCGCTCATCGTCGGCAAGAAGGGGCTGCCCGAGGCGCTCGTGGGAAAGGTGATCGCGATCGAGGCGACCGACACGGGGGACAGGTGGACGCTGCGGCTGCGCGCCGACGGGATCGACGTCCTCGACGAGCCGGTTCCGGCGGAGGTGACGCTGCGCGGCACCGCCTCGGACCTGGACCTGGTGCTGTGGCGCCGGGCCGAGCCCGGCACCGTCGACCTGGAGGGCGAACGGGCCGTGCTGGACGGGTTGCTCGACGTTGTGATCATCTGA
- a CDS encoding TrmH family RNA methyltransferase, which yields MAELRVKSRSELRRARRRQGHSCWDHLIVAPLWAQHGANLGTLLRTCDAVGACMAVPSHDWVKNALRKGNTLPGPSCIHRVGNPQNWLLAQRERGSHIIGVELAEGATRLGDLPPARGRTVVVLGHEFSGIPSDTLHLLDEAVEIPMIGRGASLNVAVAGSLVLYRLAGLA from the coding sequence ATGGCCGAGCTGCGGGTGAAGTCCCGCTCCGAACTGCGCCGCGCACGGCGGCGTCAGGGCCACTCCTGTTGGGACCACCTCATCGTCGCCCCGCTCTGGGCGCAGCACGGCGCGAACCTCGGAACCCTGCTGCGCACCTGCGACGCCGTCGGCGCGTGCATGGCGGTGCCGTCGCACGACTGGGTGAAGAACGCACTGCGCAAGGGCAATACGCTGCCCGGCCCCAGTTGCATCCACCGCGTCGGCAACCCGCAGAACTGGCTCCTCGCACAGCGCGAACGCGGCTCGCACATCATCGGCGTGGAGCTGGCCGAGGGCGCGACGCGCTTGGGCGACCTGCCGCCGGCCCGGGGGCGTACCGTCGTCGTGCTCGGGCACGAGTTCTCCGGTATTCCCAGCGATACCCTGCACCTGCTCGACGAGGCGGTCGAGATCCCGATGATCGGGCGGGGCGCGAGCCTCAACGTCGCGGTCGCGGGGTCGCTCGTGCTGTATCGCCTCGCGGGTCTGGCCTGA
- a CDS encoding maleylpyruvate isomerase family mycothiol-dependent enzyme — MTGPNDWLAALERDGGAVAATPPERLDLAVPTCPGWTVRDLIVHLGGVHRWAATFLAEGPASTNRFAPIEDDAPAGAAVTGWYRDRLDGLLAELHRHAADEPARAFTGRVTAGFWMRRQAHETAVHRWDAENSWNAALPVESVLAGDGIEEWAQVFAGRFLARGPGLPDGLVGRTVHLHGTDRDDAEWTLTLARESLALERGHAKGDVALRGATSDLYLALWRRVPLGDLTTFGDGTVATALLDAVQVT; from the coding sequence ATGACAGGCCCGAACGACTGGCTGGCGGCGCTGGAGCGGGACGGCGGCGCCGTCGCCGCGACCCCGCCGGAGCGCCTGGACCTCGCCGTCCCGACCTGCCCGGGCTGGACGGTGCGCGACCTCATCGTGCACCTCGGAGGCGTGCATCGCTGGGCCGCGACGTTCCTCGCCGAGGGGCCCGCATCGACGAACCGGTTCGCCCCGATCGAGGACGACGCACCCGCCGGGGCGGCCGTGACCGGGTGGTACCGCGACCGCCTCGACGGGCTTCTGGCCGAACTGCACCGGCACGCCGCGGACGAGCCCGCCAGGGCGTTCACGGGCCGCGTCACCGCCGGGTTCTGGATGCGCCGCCAGGCGCACGAGACCGCCGTGCACCGCTGGGACGCCGAGAACTCCTGGAACGCAGCGCTCCCCGTCGAATCCGTCCTCGCGGGAGACGGGATCGAGGAGTGGGCCCAGGTGTTCGCCGGGCGGTTCCTCGCCCGCGGCCCCGGCCTGCCGGACGGGCTCGTCGGGCGGACCGTCCACCTGCACGGCACCGACCGCGACGACGCGGAATGGACCCTGACCCTCGCGCGGGAGTCGCTCGCCCTCGAGCGCGGGCACGCGAAGGGCGACGTCGCGCTGCGCGGCGCCACGTCGGACCTGTACCTCGCGCTCTGGCGCCGCGTGCCCCTCGGCGACCTCACGACGTTCGGCGACGGCACGGTCGCAACGGCATTGCTGGACGCCGTGCAGGTCACGTAA
- a CDS encoding LON peptidase substrate-binding domain-containing protein — translation MFPLGAVLLPGEELPLRVFEPRYRQMVEQCLATDGRFGVVLIERGSEVGGGDVRTDVGTVALIDRYVRRPGGEFTLICRGTDRVRIERWLPDDPYPLAEAENWPDEVQPAVDLIPLLSRRGEIERLAARLARSEGGRPRAWPKLKLPENPAERSYYLARALPLSDVDRHRALAAPGPADRVRVLTEALDDVIATLRFRLQ, via the coding sequence ATGTTCCCGCTCGGTGCCGTGCTCCTCCCCGGCGAGGAACTGCCGCTCCGCGTCTTCGAGCCGCGGTACCGGCAGATGGTGGAGCAGTGCCTCGCGACCGACGGCCGGTTCGGCGTGGTCCTCATCGAGCGCGGGAGCGAGGTGGGCGGCGGCGACGTGCGCACCGACGTCGGCACCGTGGCACTCATCGACCGGTACGTACGCCGCCCGGGCGGGGAGTTCACGCTGATCTGCCGGGGCACGGACCGGGTCCGGATCGAGCGGTGGCTGCCCGACGATCCCTATCCCCTCGCGGAGGCGGAGAACTGGCCGGACGAGGTGCAGCCCGCCGTCGACCTCATCCCACTGTTGAGCAGGCGCGGCGAGATCGAAAGGCTCGCGGCGCGACTCGCCCGCAGCGAGGGCGGCAGGCCGCGCGCGTGGCCGAAGCTCAAGCTCCCCGAGAACCCCGCGGAGCGCAGCTACTACCTCGCCCGGGCTCTGCCGCTGTCCGACGTGGACAGGCACCGCGCACTCGCCGCTCCCGGCCCCGCCGACCGGGTGCGGGTGCTCACCGAGGCCCTCGACGACGTGATCGCGACGCTGAGATTCCGCCTGCAGTAG
- a CDS encoding nitroreductase family deazaflavin-dependent oxidoreductase, with translation MGGLQRLGVRTSLATTLETTGRKSGEPRAVPVAATFDDEGAWIVSQHGRRSGWAVNMTAEPEVRILQGGTWRTGIGAFRPEDDTHARMRTFAPSAALAGVTASAFRALASDPISVRITFTDAP, from the coding sequence GTGGGCGGGCTGCAGCGCCTCGGCGTGCGCACCTCGCTCGCGACCACCTTGGAAACCACCGGACGGAAGAGCGGCGAGCCCCGCGCAGTGCCGGTCGCGGCGACCTTCGACGACGAGGGCGCCTGGATCGTGAGCCAGCACGGCCGCCGGTCCGGCTGGGCGGTCAACATGACCGCCGAACCCGAGGTCAGGATCCTGCAGGGCGGGACCTGGCGCACGGGCATCGGCGCCTTCCGCCCGGAGGACGACACGCATGCCCGCATGCGGACGTTCGCACCCAGCGCCGCGCTCGCGGGAGTCACCGCGTCCGCGTTCCGGGCGCTCGCCTCCGATCCGATCAGCGTGCGCATCACGTTCACCGATGCGCCCTGA
- a CDS encoding TetR/AcrR family transcriptional regulator has product MSSRDDLIRTTIELMRERGVAGTGIADILEGSGRSRRTVYLNFPGGKSELVDAATRTAGGYITGLIEAAIAKSTGRTDMVERVGATWRRVLVSSGFRSGCPIVAATLGRPDSGAAADAAGEVFETWIALLANRFEEDGRGATAARRAATTIIAAIEGAVIVSSATRSTQPLDDVEASLLAMYGDR; this is encoded by the coding sequence ATGAGTTCGAGGGACGACCTGATTCGCACCACCATCGAGCTGATGCGTGAGCGCGGTGTCGCCGGTACCGGTATCGCCGACATCCTCGAGGGCAGCGGCCGTTCGCGGCGGACCGTGTACCTCAACTTCCCCGGTGGAAAGTCCGAACTCGTGGACGCCGCGACGCGGACGGCGGGCGGGTACATCACCGGCCTGATCGAGGCGGCGATAGCGAAGTCGACCGGCCGCACCGACATGGTCGAACGAGTCGGTGCGACGTGGCGTCGTGTCTTGGTCTCGTCGGGATTCAGGTCGGGCTGCCCCATCGTCGCCGCAACCTTGGGGAGGCCGGACTCCGGGGCGGCGGCCGATGCGGCCGGGGAGGTGTTCGAGACCTGGATCGCTCTGCTGGCGAACCGATTCGAAGAGGACGGCAGAGGGGCGACGGCCGCGCGCCGGGCGGCGACCACCATCATCGCCGCGATCGAGGGGGCGGTGATCGTGAGTAGCGCGACGCGATCCACGCAGCCGCTCGACGACGTCGAGGCGTCGCTGCTCGCGATGTACGGCGACCGCTAG
- a CDS encoding PaaI family thioesterase: MSPTTEVPSGLELLRAAARLPAAEHGIGGLLGMRIDEVNEGEVTFSLDTRTDFANPLGSVHGGICATLLDSVMGCAVHTTLGPGIGYGTLELKVNYVRTVPTDGVRLTATGRVIHAGRQVATAEGRVEDERGRLVAHGTTTCLIYPATTP; the protein is encoded by the coding sequence ATGTCGCCGACCACCGAGGTTCCCAGCGGACTCGAACTGCTCCGGGCCGCAGCACGATTGCCCGCAGCGGAGCACGGCATCGGCGGCCTGCTCGGCATGCGCATCGACGAGGTGAACGAGGGAGAGGTCACCTTCAGTCTCGATACCCGGACCGATTTCGCGAACCCCCTCGGCAGCGTGCACGGCGGGATCTGCGCCACCCTGCTGGACTCCGTGATGGGCTGCGCCGTACACACGACCCTCGGCCCCGGGATCGGCTACGGCACCCTCGAATTGAAGGTCAACTACGTCCGCACCGTGCCGACCGACGGCGTCCGCCTCACCGCGACCGGCCGAGTGATCCACGCCGGCCGTCAGGTCGCGACGGCGGAAGGCAGGGTCGAGGACGAGCGCGGACGGCTCGTGGCGCACGGCACCACCACCTGCCTGATCTACCCCGCGACCACGCCGTAG
- a CDS encoding TetR/AcrR family transcriptional regulator has translation MTKPAAGDGRRARGDATRRLVARTAADVATVDGLDGITVGGLASSTGVSKSGILTVFPTREAIQVAAVAEARRVYVDVVIRPALAASPGADRLRALLDAWVGYLRAGTFPGGCFVTTSSTEYGHRMGPVADAVRELKREWLDLLERELAAAGSPDPATDCFRVDAYLAAANTRRELFGDDAELDRARDLAAAIVDAAGGSHIGA, from the coding sequence ATGACGAAACCGGCGGCCGGCGACGGCCGGCGCGCGCGTGGCGACGCCACCCGGCGGCTGGTCGCGCGGACCGCGGCCGACGTCGCGACGGTCGACGGGCTGGACGGCATCACCGTCGGAGGCCTCGCCTCGTCGACGGGGGTGAGCAAGAGTGGCATCCTCACCGTCTTCCCCACGCGCGAGGCGATCCAGGTCGCAGCGGTCGCGGAGGCGCGGCGCGTGTACGTCGATGTGGTGATCCGGCCGGCACTGGCGGCCTCGCCCGGCGCGGACCGTCTGCGCGCGCTCCTCGACGCCTGGGTCGGCTACCTCCGTGCCGGCACGTTCCCCGGCGGCTGCTTCGTGACCACCAGCTCCACCGAGTACGGGCACCGAATGGGACCGGTCGCCGACGCAGTGCGGGAACTCAAGCGGGAGTGGCTCGATCTGCTCGAAAGGGAGCTGGCCGCGGCGGGGTCGCCGGACCCCGCGACGGACTGCTTCCGCGTCGACGCCTACCTCGCCGCGGCGAACACGCGTCGCGAACTCTTCGGCGACGACGCGGAGCTCGACCGGGCGCGCGACCTGGCGGCCGCGATCGTCGATGCCGCAGGGGGTTCTCACATCGGCGCGTAG
- a CDS encoding SRPBCC family protein: MPDNASTPLLERSVTIAAPPTAVWEAVGDVRRMPEWSPQVTSVRLRAPEDGIRLGTRFTNLNHLGDLEWVTHGEVVRHEPGRAIAFRIEENYTVWSFTLAADGAGTVLTQRRDAPDGISQFSLDLTERHLGGQEAFTALMLEGMEQTLAGIRSSAEAAINR, translated from the coding sequence ATGCCCGACAACGCGTCCACGCCGCTCCTCGAGCGCAGCGTCACCATCGCCGCTCCGCCCACCGCGGTCTGGGAGGCGGTCGGCGACGTGCGCCGCATGCCTGAATGGAGCCCCCAGGTGACGTCCGTGCGACTACGCGCGCCCGAGGACGGCATCCGCCTCGGTACGCGGTTCACCAATCTCAACCACCTGGGCGACCTGGAATGGGTCACGCACGGCGAGGTCGTGCGCCACGAGCCCGGCCGGGCGATCGCCTTCCGCATCGAGGAGAATTACACGGTCTGGTCGTTCACGCTCGCAGCCGACGGCGCCGGCACCGTCCTCACGCAGCGCCGGGACGCGCCGGACGGGATCTCGCAGTTCTCGCTCGACCTCACGGAACGCCACCTCGGCGGCCAGGAGGCGTTCACCGCCCTGATGCTCGAAGGCATGGAGCAGACGCTGGCCGGAATCCGATCCTCCGCCGAGGCGGCCATCAACCGGTGA
- a CDS encoding Hsp20/alpha crystallin family protein: MLRFDPFSELDAVTQGLVAAGREAGSPRSPRFMPMDLYQVDDHYVLTADLPGADPGSIDVDVENGVLTLTGRRTAMSDSGVRWLTSERFSGVYRRQLTLGESIDTAGIAARYDNGVLTVTIPIAERAKPRRIVVEQGSDEPQCEQLAVASGTADGDARTDATG, translated from the coding sequence GTGCTGAGGTTCGATCCATTCTCCGAGTTGGATGCTGTGACCCAGGGCCTGGTCGCTGCGGGCCGGGAGGCCGGGTCGCCGCGGTCGCCGCGGTTCATGCCGATGGATCTCTATCAGGTGGACGACCATTACGTCCTCACCGCCGATCTGCCGGGCGCGGACCCGGGTTCGATCGACGTCGACGTGGAGAACGGTGTTCTCACCCTCACCGGCCGGCGCACGGCGATGTCCGATTCCGGCGTCCGATGGCTGACCAGCGAGCGCTTCTCCGGCGTCTACCGCAGGCAGCTCACCCTCGGTGAGAGCATCGACACTGCGGGGATCGCCGCGCGCTACGACAACGGCGTTCTCACAGTGACGATTCCGATCGCCGAGCGTGCCAAACCGCGCCGGATCGTCGTGGAGCAGGGCTCCGACGAACCGCAGTGCGAGCAACTCGCCGTCGCGTCGGGTACGGCCGACGGCGACGCGCGCACCGACGCAACAGGATAG
- a CDS encoding TetR/AcrR family transcriptional regulator, protein MAPRRDTRRRMLLSAVDLMRERGAAGVTIDAVLERSGAPRGSVYYHFPGGRAELVADALDLAGDSITALIEGASGDGAIQALHRFSAFWASVLRDSDFAAGCPVVSVAVGGSSEEDHLRPAVAETMGRWRDVLTAAMAVDGIESRAAASLATMAIASIEGAIILCRVQRSVEPLDDVIGYLEGLVTAAAAGSRAGE, encoded by the coding sequence GTGGCACCACGGCGGGACACCCGACGGCGCATGTTGCTCAGCGCCGTCGATCTGATGCGGGAGCGGGGCGCGGCGGGTGTGACGATCGACGCCGTCCTCGAGCGGAGCGGCGCGCCGCGCGGATCCGTCTACTACCACTTCCCCGGAGGCCGGGCCGAACTCGTCGCCGACGCCCTGGATCTGGCGGGGGACTCCATCACCGCACTCATCGAGGGAGCGTCGGGCGACGGCGCGATCCAAGCGCTGCACCGGTTCTCCGCCTTCTGGGCGAGCGTTCTGCGCGACTCGGACTTCGCCGCCGGGTGCCCCGTCGTCTCCGTCGCCGTGGGGGGCTCGTCCGAGGAGGATCACCTCCGGCCGGCGGTCGCGGAGACGATGGGGCGTTGGCGCGACGTTCTCACCGCCGCGATGGCCGTCGACGGGATCGAGTCGCGCGCGGCCGCGAGCCTCGCGACGATGGCGATCGCCTCGATCGAGGGGGCGATCATCCTGTGCCGGGTGCAGCGGTCCGTCGAACCCCTCGACGACGTGATCGGGTACCTGGAGGGGCTGGTGACCGCAGCGGCGGCCGGTTCTCGCGCCGGCGAGTAG